The following are encoded together in the Pseudoalteromonas piscicida genome:
- a CDS encoding DUF3334 family protein, with protein MAKSKVISTEDILSTLCHSVTEVLSSASGNQINYSAMVQKITRTCMRPDIGCFVLFDGGFTGLVVTNFTAQAAMEVYTDYMRNMGMPEEEIAHSHLSDDVANVLGELMNQIVGDFTNKVREQLHTSITQNQPKMMAINKQVQISVDTTMDRPQARRVTFTTQGQNIFYLELAMDKTEFIKLHDFDIAESVDPDDIIASQAEKKKLAKPQQEDVVDDDFMDQLGL; from the coding sequence ATGGCGAAAAGCAAAGTGATTAGCACAGAAGATATCCTCTCAACGCTATGCCACTCAGTAACAGAAGTTCTGTCGTCGGCAAGCGGCAACCAAATTAACTATTCCGCGATGGTACAGAAGATCACTCGTACCTGTATGAGACCTGACATCGGTTGTTTCGTATTGTTTGATGGCGGGTTTACCGGTTTAGTCGTTACCAATTTTACCGCGCAAGCAGCAATGGAGGTGTATACCGACTACATGCGAAACATGGGCATGCCTGAAGAAGAAATTGCGCATAGTCATTTGTCTGATGACGTTGCCAACGTATTGGGTGAGTTGATGAACCAGATTGTTGGTGATTTCACCAACAAAGTACGCGAGCAGCTACATACTTCTATCACACAAAACCAACCTAAGATGATGGCTATCAACAAACAGGTGCAGATCTCGGTAGATACAACGATGGATCGCCCGCAGGCGAGACGCGTTACCTTTACCACTCAAGGTCAGAATATTTTCTATCTTGAATTGGCAATGGATAAAACTGAGTTTATTAAGCTGCATGACTTTGACATTGCTGAGTCGGTAGACCCAGATGACATTATTGCAAGTCAGGCTGAGAAGAAAAAGCTGGCGAAGCCGCAGCAAGAAGATGTTGTAGATGACGACTTTATGGATCAGTTAGGACTGTAA
- the cmoA gene encoding carboxy-S-adenosyl-L-methionine synthase CmoA, translating into MTGKDSIYATEQAVKDFTFDADVVEVFPDMIQRSVPGYATIVSTMGKLAGTYAQSNSNLYDLGCSLGAVTLSMRRNIDKENCHIIAVDNSQPMVERCQLHLKGFKSDVPVSVTLGDINEIEISNASVVAMNFTLQFIPPENRKAVLEKIYQGLKPGGVLLLSEKIRGENGTKDNLLIDLHHDFKRHNGYSELEISQKRTAIENVMRTDSLSTHMTRLEDIGFNQTQVWYQCFNFCSMVAIK; encoded by the coding sequence GTGACGGGCAAAGACAGTATTTATGCCACTGAGCAAGCAGTAAAAGATTTCACTTTCGACGCCGATGTCGTCGAAGTGTTTCCAGATATGATCCAGCGCTCAGTGCCGGGCTACGCGACAATAGTAAGCACAATGGGCAAACTTGCGGGTACTTACGCGCAAAGTAACTCAAACTTATATGACTTAGGCTGCTCTTTAGGCGCGGTCACGCTAAGCATGCGTAGGAATATAGATAAAGAAAACTGTCATATCATTGCCGTGGATAATTCACAGCCTATGGTAGAGCGCTGCCAACTGCATTTAAAGGGCTTTAAATCTGACGTCCCAGTCTCGGTCACTTTAGGTGACATCAATGAAATAGAGATTAGCAATGCATCTGTCGTTGCAATGAACTTCACCCTACAGTTTATTCCACCAGAAAACCGCAAAGCGGTTCTCGAAAAAATATATCAGGGTTTAAAACCTGGTGGCGTACTGCTATTAAGTGAAAAAATCCGCGGTGAAAATGGTACTAAAGACAACTTACTTATCGACCTTCACCACGACTTTAAACGCCACAATGGCTACTCAGAACTAGAGATCAGCCAAAAACGCACCGCGATTGAAAACGTGATGCGCACGGACTCGTTAAGTACCCATATGACAAGATTAGAGGATATTGGCTTTAATCAAACTCAGGTGTGGTATCAGTGCTTTAACTTCTGCTCAATGGTAGCTATAAAATAG